In the Afipia sp. GAS231 genome, GATCATGCCGCACTGCGCCTCAGTTGCTTCTGCATGGCCAGCACCCCCTGGTCCATCTGCGCGGATATGTAGGGCGCGATCTCGTTCGGCAGCAGGTCGACGATCCAGATCACCCGGGTGCGTGAGGCGCCGTCGGCGAGCACCTGGACCGACCCGGCGTAATGCTTCACGCGCTCGTTGGCGGCGATGGCGTAGGCCAGCCGTCGGTGCTGATCGTCGCAATCGACCAGCAGTTCACGCGCCACCGTTCCGCTGGCGAAGGTAACGATGCGCGCATCGCCGTCGAGTTTGGTATCGGTGACGAAGCCCGGCACCAGCCGTGTATGCAGCGCGCCGAAATCGCGCACCGCGTCCCAGACGTCGTCAGGGGTGGCGTCGATGGAGATGTCTTTCT is a window encoding:
- a CDS encoding SRPBCC family protein; protein product: MASIQKDISIDATPDDVWDAVRDFGALHTRLVPGFVTDTKLDGDARIVTFASGTVARELLVDCDDQHRRLAYAIAANERVKHYAGSVQVLADGASRTRVIWIVDLLPNEIAPYISAQMDQGVLAMQKQLRRSAA